GTCTTCGGACGCCGTGCCGAGCGAGCGGCCTTCGGGCAGATGGAGGGCCAGCCGGGCGCGGCGGCCGCGGTGCTGCAGAACGTGGGACGCGGCTGGAGCACGACCCCGGCGGTGGCGATGAACCGCAGCCAGGACGTGGTGCACCGGGCGGTGGGCAAGGCCGGCATCGTCCTGGTGGCGGAAGGTAACCCGAACCGGTTGAAAACGCTGCTGGCAGCCGAGAAGAAAAAGATGGCGCGCATCGTCCTGGACGTACCGGTGCACGACATCATCGTCGGCGACGGCGAGGGCCAGGTGCCGCTGAAGAAGGTGCGCACCACGATGCTGAAGCTGCCGCGGGTGCTCAGCGGACCGCAGGTCACGGCGGCCAACGACCGGCTGCGGGCGATGGGCGACCTGATGAGCAATATGCCGCTGCCGAAGGGTCCGATGCCGAAGGGCACGCGGATGCCTCGCGGCGGAAAGCAGCGCTGACCTACGACAGACACGGAGGCGGCCCCGGACGTACGCGTCCGGGGCCGCCTCACTCTGTCTCGCCGCTCGTGTTGCCGGTCTTTCCCGTCTTCTCGCTCGCCTCTAGATCCGCACCTGTACGGCGCGGGCGAGGCGGTCGTGCAGCCCGCGCCCGTCGCGGTCCCAGATGAGCGCCGGGATCGCGACGCAGAGCAGCAGGCTCCGCAGGAGAACCCGGACGATCCCGAGCCGGCCGCCGCCTTCGGCGACGACGCGCAGACCGAAGATCCGCTTGCCGGGGGTGAAACCGACCGAGCCCACGGTCAGCACACTGAGTACGAGGAAGATGCTGAGCGCCCAGTTTCCGACGGCCTGCCGGTCACCATTCGCGAGCAGCCCGTATGCGATCAGGAGGCAGAGCCCCCAGTCGACGAAGACGGCGCCGAACCGCCGCCCGAGGGGGGCGATGGAGCCCGGCCCCGCCTCCGGCAGGCCGAGCCGCTCGCCCCGGTGACCGAAGTCGGCGCCCATGTCCTCGGCCGCCGCGCGGGGCCCGGAGAGCCACGATCCGATTGCTTGCCTGTTGTCCACCCGTACACGGTACTGCGCCCGGTTTCACCCACCTGCGGGCGGGGCCGTGACGCGGCACCGACCCTGGTCCGGTTAACTTCGGCGAAACAAATGGGTCATGCTGGAGAAATCCCGTCTGCCTATCGTCGGGTCCAGCGTGTGCCACCGCACTGGCCGCACGACCGAGCTGCAACCCCGCCCCTCCCGGGTCGGGAGTAGGAGGAGTTGGATGTTCCAGAACGCCGACGACGCGAAGAAGTTCATCGCCGACGAAGACGTGAAGTTCGTCGATGTCCGGTTCTGCGACCTGCCTGGTGTGATGCAGCACTTCACCATCCCGGCAAAGGCGTTCGACCCGGCCGAGGAGCTGGCCTTCGACGGCTCGTCGATCCGCGGATTCCAGGCCATCCACGAGTCCGACATGGCGCTCCGCGCGGACCTGTCGACCGCCCGTGTCGACCCCTTCCGGCGCGACAAGACGGTCAACATCAACTTCTTCATCCACGACCCGATCACGGGCGAGCAGTACAGCCGCGACCCGCGCAACATCGCCAAGAAGGCCGAGGCGTACCTCGCCTCCACCGGCAT
This portion of the Streptomyces sp. NBC_01750 genome encodes:
- a CDS encoding RDD family protein codes for the protein MDNRQAIGSWLSGPRAAAEDMGADFGHRGERLGLPEAGPGSIAPLGRRFGAVFVDWGLCLLIAYGLLANGDRQAVGNWALSIFLVLSVLTVGSVGFTPGKRIFGLRVVAEGGGRLGIVRVLLRSLLLCVAIPALIWDRDGRGLHDRLARAVQVRI
- a CDS encoding DUF4191 domain-containing protein — its product is MARKANSDSTDAAANTGRLKQIALTYKMTRKADSKIGLVLAAVGIVTFGVFLAIGFLIDHPVYLGILGFLLAFLAMAIVFGRRAERAAFGQMEGQPGAAAAVLQNVGRGWSTTPAVAMNRSQDVVHRAVGKAGIVLVAEGNPNRLKTLLAAEKKKMARIVLDVPVHDIIVGDGEGQVPLKKVRTTMLKLPRVLSGPQVTAANDRLRAMGDLMSNMPLPKGPMPKGTRMPRGGKQR